A single genomic interval of Mangifera indica cultivar Alphonso chromosome 5, CATAS_Mindica_2.1, whole genome shotgun sequence harbors:
- the LOC123217643 gene encoding uncharacterized protein LOC123217643, with amino-acid sequence MGTKKYFTLTTHLDFFVKEFLCRDMFSSVDSFRDFVSKFLLFVFGSVVSYIFSFRQSSGNIRIDSGVCRDSKIDEFVGEENSLQVQNEDRVDESAQVNDNSVVTEITKYEFLSGKYVSGFMEEPKNFVFSVQEFYVGGFCDHTDTHIGGILHTEEAFHQEKTEDSVKDFSMKQEEGTFSGVEGRVFTEYKFMQKYDASSKVDNLLEDRSLSVDSESETTDSDYVCDSTESPEAKFEKAENIESMMDQATSVMRDQANYSDDDYYRELKFVSQNSSLLDEDMCSIQDLMEPHNKNEEEDFVHLETVPFDLSTRISEEPQLNQEEEDLVYEGTNPVKGSIEFEESGFKHKVFNSYDDDDDDDDFEFFKEHEDIVEQLRMELRNARTGGLATIMEDSESESCKMVEELKPLNIDKKWEHKDQMVEIHKFYKSYLNKMRKLDVLNSQTMHAIGLLQLKEPGQSIKTQKSSFPVIKSLLLHNQWCYKQQRSESNSALKFIRELHRDFELVYVGQLCLSWEILHWQYRKAFELLEYDCQQLFQYNQVADEFQIFQVLLQRLVENEPFQGQPRVQNYVESRRAHCNLLQVPVIKDDNLKDKKGRRGDGEGTITSSMLTEIIHKSMRVFWEFLRADKDEAYVTLKGPELQDSIDSELLIEIRTDFQKKEKRLKEILRSGSCIVKRIQKHPEGGLNYAMFFAQVELKLVSRVLNMSKLTRDQLEWCHEKLAKISFCNRKLVLEPSFLLFPC; translated from the exons ATGGGTACCAAAAAATATTTCACGCTCACTACCcatttagatttttttgtcAAGGAGTTTTTGTGCAGAGACATGTTTAGCTCTGTTGATTCTTTCAGGGATTTTGTTTCCAAGTtcttgctttttgtttttgggtcaGTAGTTTCATATATTTTCAG CTTCAGGCAGTCGAGTGGTAATATTCGAATTGATTCAGGGGTTTGTAGGGATTCAAAGATTGATGAATTTGTGGGAGAAGAGAATAGTTTGCAGGTTCAAAATGAAGATCGTGTTGATGAATCCGCTCAAGTAAACGACAACTCTGTTGTCACGGAAATTACCAAGTATGAGTTCTTGTCTGGGAAATATGTCAGTGGCTTCATGGAAGAGCCAAAGAATTTTGTCTTTTCTGTGCAAGAATTTTATGTGGGTGGCTTCTGTGATCATACCGACACTCATATTGGTGGAATTCTTCATACTGAAGAAGCTTTTCATCAGGAGAAAACAGAGGACTCTGTTAAAGATTTTTCAATGAAACAGGAGGAGGGAACTTTCAGTGGCGTTGAAGGGAGGGTTTTTacagaatataaatttatgcaaaaataCGATGCTTCAAGCAAAGTTGATAATCTTTTGGAAGACAGGTCCTTGTCAGTTGATTCAGAGTCAGAAACGACTGACTCTGATTATGTTTGTGATTCAACTGAAAGTCCTGAGGCCAAATTTGAGAAGGCAGAAAATATTGAAAGCATGATGGATCAAGCAACGTCAGTTATGCGAGACCAAGCAAATTATTCTGATGATGATTATTACAGAGAATTGAAATTTGTGTCTCAAAATTCAAGTCTCTTGGATGAGGATATGTGTTCTATTCAGGATTTGATGGAACCCCACAATAAAAATGAGGAGGAAGATTTTGTTCATTTAGAGACAGTCCCATTTGATCTTAGTACTAGAATTTCTGAAGAACCCCAGTTGAATCAAGAGGAGGAAGATTTAGTTTACGAAGGAACAAATCCTGTTAAGGGTTCAATAGAATTTGAAGAATCTGGGTTCAAGCATAAAGTTTTCAACtcatatgatgatgatgatgatgatgatgattttgagttCTTCAAAGAACATGAGGATATTGTAGAGCAGTTGAGAATGGAACTGAGAAATGCCAGAACCGGAGGGCTTGCAACCATCATGGAAGACTCAGAGTCAGAGTCTTGTAAGATGGTTGAAGAACTAAAACCTTTGAATATTGATAAAAAGTGGGAGCACAAAGATCAAATGGTTGAAATTCACAAGTTCTATAAGAGCTACTTGAACAAAATGCGAAAATTGGATGTTTTGAATTCCCAGACCATGCATGCAATTG GTTTACTTCAACTGAAAGAGCCAGGTCAATCAATTAAAACCCAGAAGTCTTCATTTCCAGTAATTAAGTCTCTTCTCTTACATAACCAATGGTGTTACAAACAGCAGAGGTCTGAATCCAACTCTGCACTTAAGTTCATCAGAGAACTGCACAGGGATTTTGAATTGGTGTATGTGGGACAGCTGTGTCTTTCCTGGGAAATTCTCCATTGGCAATATAGGAAAGCCTTTGAATTGCTCGAATATGATTGTCAACAACTTTTTCAGTATAATCAAGTCGCTGATgaattccaaatttttcaaGTGCTTCTGCAAAGACTTGTAGAGAATGAACCATTCCAAGGCCAACCCCGTGTCCAAAACTATGTGGAAAGCCGGCGTGCTCATTGCAATCTTCTTCAAGTTCCTGTCATTAAAG ATGATAATTTGAAGGATAAAAAGGGAAGAAGAGGAGATGGAGAAGGCACAATTACAAGTTCAATGTTAACAGAAATAATTCACAAATCAATGCGTGTGTTCTGGGAATTTCTTCGTGCTGATAAAGATGAAGCCTATGTAACATTAAAGGGTCCTGAGCTCCAAGACTCCATAGATTCAGAGCTTCTAATAGAAATCCGAACAGATTTTCAAAAG AAGGAGAAAAGGctaaaagaaatattaagaaGTGGTAGCTGCATAGTCAAGAGAATCCAAAAGCATCCTGAAGGGGGATTAAATTACGCGATGTTCTTCGCCCAGGTTGAATTGAAGCTGGTTTCAAGAGTGCTAAATATGTCAAAATTAACAAGAGATCAATTAGAATGGTGCCATGAGAAGCTAGCCAAAATTAGCTTTTGCAATAGAAAACTAGTCTTAGAACCCTCATTTTTGCTCTTCCCTTGTTGA